TCCCGTGTTCGTCGACGAAGAACCGGGCGCGGTTCTTCGAGCGGTTCTGGCGGTTGCCGGCCTCGTGGTAGAACTCGACGAACGCCCGGACCGTCTCGACGGCGTGTTCGGGGCGGACGAACAGATCGAGCGGGCGGGCGTTGCGCGGTTCACGGCCGCCCAGGCCACCGCCGACACGGACGTTGAACCCTTCGACCTCGTCCCCGTCGATGAACTTGTGAGCCGGTTCCAGCCCGATGTCGTTGATCGCGTCCTGGGCACAGCCCTGCTTGCATCCGGAGACCGAGATGTTGAACTTCCGGGGCATGTTCGCCAGGTCGTTGTCGTCCCGGATCGTCTCCTGAATCTCGTCTAAGATCGGTCGGGAGTCGACGTACTCCTCGCCCTTGCCTGCGACCGGACAGCCCGAGATGTTCCGCATCGTGTCCCCGCCGGCGGAGCGCGAGGAGACGCCGACCGCTTCGAGTTTCTCCCAGATCTCGGGGATGTCTTCGAGTTTGAGCCAGTGTAGTTGGATCGACTGGCGGGTCGTGAAGTCGATCCAGCCGTTGCCGAACTCGGGGTTCTCGGCCGGCCCCTGTGCGTACTCCCGCGCGACCTCGCCGATCGCTCGCAACTGGTTCGGTTCGAGGATCCCGCCACAGTTGGTCAGTCGCATCATGAAATACGACTCCTGGCCACCCCGGTGGTGGAACACGCCCCAGAACTTGAAGCGGGAGAACCACTCCTCGCGCTCGTCCTCGGGGATCGACTCCCAGCCCCGCTCCGCGAACTCCTCGAGTTTCTCCCTGACCTCGTCGCCGTACAGCTCGCCCTTGATGTCCTCTTTCTTATGCGCCATAGCTATCAAATACAGAACCTTCGTTTTGTTTGGTTTCCGTCCTCGTATCTGCGTTCATGTGAAGTATTTCTCGTATCAGCTAATCATTCCACGACCTGATAAGCCTATTCGTTAAAATATCCCCACGAAAAACTTCCCGAACTAGCAATCGGTCGATACAGTGTTGAGCGAGGGGGGCGTTCGGCCCCCGAATTTGGGTTCGTCCAACAATCGGTCGGTTGGGGGACGTTCGTCCACCGCGGTCTCCCGGAGCATGGATGCGGGAGACGCACCGCTGTGCGGTGTCAGCGGAACCGAAAACTGGACGGGCGTCAGTCGGCGGTGGCGGGCGGCAGGTCCGCCTCGGGCGCGGCGAGTTTGACCGCACACTGTTTGAAGTGGGGTTCCTTCGACTGTGGGTCCCGATCGGAGAGGGTCAGCCGGTTGGTCGCGGGATGGTGGATCGGCAGCCAGATCATCCCCGTCGGGACGCCCTCGTCGGCGTCGATCCTGGCGGTGACGGTCCCGCGGCGGGAGGCGATCTCGATGTGGTCGTCGACCACCCGCTCGCTATGGGCCGCGACGGTGTCGGGGTGGATGCGGGCGACGAGCACACCGGCCGCTCCGTCGCGAGAGCGGACGCCGGTGTTGTAGCCGTCGGCCTCCCGTGCCGTGGTCAGGGTCAGTGGGTACTCCTCGCCGGCCGGTTCGGGGAGCGGTTCCTGGCGGCCGGTCGAGAACTGTGCCCGGCCCGAGGCCGTCGGAAACGCCCAGGACTCGTCGTCGTAGTACCGGTACGAGCCGGAACTGTCGGTGTCGGACGCGGGCCAGCGGACGGCGTGTTCGGCCTCTAGGCGGTCGTAGGTGATCCCCGAGCAGTCGGCGACGGTTCCCTCGGTGAGCGCGGTGAACTCGTCGAAGACGGCCTCGGGGTCGGGCGAGGTCGACCCGAACAGGCCGGGGAACAGGCGGTTGCCGATCGTGGCGATGATGTCGATGTCCGGCCGGACGCCGCTCGGGACCTCCATCGCGGGACGGACCCGGGAGATGGTCCGCTCCATGTTGGTCGTCGTCCCCTCGCTCTCCCCCCAGGTCGCCGCCGGGAGGACCACGTCGGCGACGGCAGTCGTCTCCGTGTGGAAGGCGTCCTGGGCGACGACGAAGGCGTCTTCCAGGGCCTGCCGGGCGCTGTCGGCCTCTGGCATCCCGGCGACGGGGTTAGTCGCGACCGTCCAGACCGCGTCTGGACCGTCCTCCAGCATCCCGACTGGCCCCGGACCGGGATCGTCCGGGAGTCGGTCGACGGGCACGTCCCACGCCTCGGCGACGGTACGGCGGTGGTCGGGGTCCGCGAAGGGCCGCTGACCGGGCCAGGACCCCTTCGAGGAGCAGATCCTGGTCCCCATCGAGTTGGCCTGTCCCGTCAGCGAGAACGGACCGCCGCCGGGCCGGAGGTTCCCGGTCGCCAGCGTCAGATCGATCAGCGCCCGGGCGGTCTCGGTACCCTGGACGTGCTGGTTGACGCCCATCCCCCAGTAGACCAGCGCCTGTTGGTCGAGCGCGTCGGCGAGCAGGTCGACGGCGTCCATCTCGACGCCGGCGTCGGCGGCCGCCTCGGCGGCCGAGGGGAGCGACGCCAGGAGATCCTCGAACCCGTCGGTGGCCGACTCGACGAACGCCGTGTCGACGCGGTCGGTCTCGACGATCCGTGCCAGGATCGCACGGGCCAGCGCGAGGTCCTTCCCGGGGTCGGGCGCGACGTGGCGCTCCGCGTTCTCGGCGGTCTCCGAACGGACGGGATCGACGACGACGATCTCGACACCGTCCTCGTCGGCCGCCTGGCGGATCCAGCGGAACATGACCGGATGGGCGACCGCCGGGTTCGCCCCCCAGACGACGTGTCGGTCCGCCTCGTCGATGTCCCCATACGTACAGGGCGGGGCGTCGC
Above is a window of Haloarcula halophila DNA encoding:
- the nasA gene encoding assimilatory nitrate reductase NasA, translating into MSDWVPTTCMRCAVGCGHMHRGADVGYGIDVARGDAAHPVNQGLACARGLRESKDPDGEWLTRPMVRSDGDLRQTTWDVAIAHAIEGLREAHEADSDSVAVLGSGQQTNEAAYALGKLARGGFGTRHYDANTTLCMASAVTAYYQAFGSDAPPCTYGDIDEADRHVVWGANPAVAHPVMFRWIRQAADEDGVEIVVVDPVRSETAENAERHVAPDPGKDLALARAILARIVETDRVDTAFVESATDGFEDLLASLPSAAEAAADAGVEMDAVDLLADALDQQALVYWGMGVNQHVQGTETARALIDLTLATGNLRPGGGPFSLTGQANSMGTRICSSKGSWPGQRPFADPDHRRTVAEAWDVPVDRLPDDPGPGPVGMLEDGPDAVWTVATNPVAGMPEADSARQALEDAFVVAQDAFHTETTAVADVVLPAATWGESEGTTTNMERTISRVRPAMEVPSGVRPDIDIIATIGNRLFPGLFGSTSPDPEAVFDEFTALTEGTVADCSGITYDRLEAEHAVRWPASDTDSSGSYRYYDDESWAFPTASGRAQFSTGRQEPLPEPAGEEYPLTLTTAREADGYNTGVRSRDGAAGVLVARIHPDTVAAHSERVVDDHIEIASRRGTVTARIDADEGVPTGMIWLPIHHPATNRLTLSDRDPQSKEPHFKQCAVKLAAPEADLPPATAD